Below is a genomic region from Gemmatimonas sp..
CAGCTCCTGCCGTCATCCCACTCGGAGTCGCGGCGCTGTCGAGCGACTGCAACGATCGTCCGCGCGCGCGGGACGATGTTCGGCGCCCTTGGCCAGGCACCGCCGCACGAGTTCCTCCAGCGAAGCCGATACATCACCGTTTCGCTGGGTGAGCAGCAGCGCGGTTTCGGCGAGATGCGCCGAGATCATCTGCGCACCGTTCGTCCGGCCTGCGAAGGGATGCGCACCCGCGAGCCGCTCGTACGTGATCACACCCCACGCGTAGATGTCGGCGCGATGATCAACGTCGGCACCGACGGCCTGCTCGGGTGCCATGTACGCCGGCGTACCAATCGAGCCACCCGCCTGCGTGAGCGACGTGCTCGCCGTGGCACC
It encodes:
- a CDS encoding serine/threonine-protein kinase; translation: MVPVIDSGHSNAQPYYTMPFVTGESLRARLLTGVRLTVPQAVGILRDVAGALAYAHGQGVVHRDIKPENILLSGGTAVVTEFGIAKALSAPRTPDGFGATASTSLTQAGGSIGTPAYMAPEQAVGADVDHRADIYAWGVITYERLAGAHPFAGRTNGAQMISAHLAETALLLTQRNGDVSASLEELVRRCLAKGAEHRPARADDRCSRSTAPRLRVG